From the Limanda limanda chromosome 2, fLimLim1.1, whole genome shotgun sequence genome, one window contains:
- the LOC132997939 gene encoding B-cell receptor CD22-like → MLWLVEASFSRLIILVCAVVTVVQGADPWGVTCTPTPICAVKGSKVQIRCSYRHPSRIDDLDVAVKKAFWFTKVQDGEPVDLREASEYTGRVKYDCGNKACTLTITDLRDSDSAVYQFRFTTNHLTGSFTGSPGVSLSVTGVKVISTKMSACLIGDCSESSVECRTSCSPTPSLSYICSYYLITKSWFVAERKDEELYHPPAVDLLNDPEFTARVEVLDPGQGLSTLRIKNLRLSDSAQYRFTFKSQSFEWNRSFPGTTLTVTDVQVIWSPIGPTLTCHSSCLLSGRPSFVWYENGTKIPGETSPTFKGFLHPENNYSCSYEHHHSSPVYAPKVPLVQLSQPGDILKDSSVSLTCSSDANPPPAYTWYKENQTLLNRAAQLVFSYIPMSDSGEYYCTAENTLGKTASKSVLINVKYAPQSSSVSVSPSGEIMEGSSVTLTCSSDANPAANYTWYKENRALLQGPEGVYHLSSISSEDSGVYSCKSENQYGRINSTSLHLDVQYAPKPPSVSVSPSGEIMEGSSVTLTCSSDANPAAHYTWYKEDEDSPTESGQNFTITNITAEHGGKYQCEAQNTHGRSKATLHLVLPGSWKSALIGSAAAVFLAVTLLSVLLLIR, encoded by the exons ATgctctggttggtggaggcatccTTCAGCAGGCTGATAATTCTAGTTTGTGCTGTGGTTACAGTGGTGCAGGGTGCGGATCCCTGGGGAGTGACGTGCACTCCTACTCCGATCTGTGCTGTAAAAGGATCGAAAGTGCAAATACGCTGCTCCTACAGGCACCCATCCAGAATAGATGACCTTGATGTTGCAGTGAAGAAAGCGTTCTGGTTTACTAAAGTGCAGGATGGTGAACCTGTGGATCTGAGAGAAGCCTCTGAGTACACAGGTCGTGTGAAGTATGACTGTGGAAACAAGGCCTGCACTCTGACCATCACAGACCTGAGAGACAGCGACTCAGCTGTTTACCAGTTcaggttcacaacaaaccaCCTGACTGGGAGTTTTACTGGTTCACCTGGAGTCTCCTtgtctgtcacag GTGTCAAGGTGATCAGCACAAAAATGTCAGCTTGCTTGATAGGGGACTGTTCAGAGTCAAGTGTGGAGTGTCGAACCAGTTGTTCTCCAACTCCCAGTCTGTCCTACATCTG CAGTTACTATCTAATCACTAAGTCCTGGTTCGTTGCTGAGCGTAAGGATGAGGAGCTGTATCATCCTCCAGCTGTGGACTTACTCAACGACCCAGAGTTCACAGCTCGTGTTGAGGTACTTGATCCAGGGCAAGGGCTCTCCACTCTGAGAATAAAGAACCTGAGACTGAGCGATTCAGCCCAGTATCGCTTCACATTCAAATCACAGTCGTTTGAATGGAACAGAAGTTTCCCTGGCACAACTCTGACTGTCACAG ATGTTCAGGTGATCTGGTCTCCGATTGGTCCAACACTGACTTGTCACAGCAGCTGTCTTCTCTCTGGTCGTCCTTCCTTTGTCTGGTACGAGAATGGAACAAAAATTCCCGGGGAAACGTCTCCAACTTTCAAGGGATTCCTTCACCCTGAAAACAACTATTCCTGTTCTTATGAGCATCACCACTCGTCCCCTGTGT ATGCTCCGAAGGTTCCTTTAGTGCAGCTGAGTCAACCTGGAGACATTCTGAAGGACAGCTCGGtgtctctgacctgcagcagtgatgctaacccaCCCCCTGCATACACCTGGTACAAGGAGAACCAGACTTTGCTCAACAGAGCAGCTCAGCTGGTTTTCAGCTACATCCCAATGTCTGACTCTGGAGAATATTACTGCACAGCTGAGAATACTCTGGGGAAGACAGCGTCTAAAAGTGTcttaataaatgtgaaat ATGCTCCACAgtcctcctctgtgtcagtgagtccctctggtgagatcatggagggcagctcggtgactctgacctgcagcagtgatgctaacccagcagctaactacacctggtacaaggAGAACCGAGCTCTGCTTCAAGGACCAGAGGGCGTTTatcatctctcctccatcagctctgAGGACAGCGGGGTCTACTCCTGCAAGTCTGAGAATCAGTACGGACGGATCAACTCCACGTCTCTACACTTAGACGTCCAGT ACGctccaaagcctccctctgtgtcagtgagtccctctggtgagatcatggagggcagctcggtgactctgacctgcagcagtgatgctaacccagcagctcactacacctggtacaaggaggacgaggactcACCAACAGAATCAGGACAAAACTTCACCATCACTAATATCACAGCTGAACATGGTGGAAAGTATCAGTGTGAGGCCCAGAACACACACGGACGTAGTAAGGCCACCTTACATCTAG TTTTACCTGGATCATGGAAATCAGCACTCATTggatcagctgctgcagttttcCTCGCTGtgactctcctctctgtgttgcTACTGATCAGGTGA